Proteins from a genomic interval of Longimicrobium sp.:
- a CDS encoding sensor histidine kinase → MHLSEFIVANRKSILAEWEEFARTCEPSSAQMGITELRDHADGILTMIAADLETAQDAAEQSKKSKGNAVDDTPEETAAEEHGAGRAESGFTVAQMVAEYRALRASVIRLWTESQGELAPGDIEQLTRFNEAIDQSLAESVVRYSEQLDRAQEISVAIVGHDLRAGLAAIRASASALLSTQHLEQTAVTLASQIAETADRTTHTVGILLDFTRSRLGEGIPIHRSEASMGTLAHDVAAGIAAAHPERRFSVEGGTEERGEWDVARISQALANLIENAVQHGTAGTPVTVHVNGDERDVYVSVHNRGTAIPREQLDTLFELRSAAPAEETSAREPQEGLGLGLYIAERIVRAHGGSIIAKSSEVHGNTFTVCLPRHAPAERRKAVR, encoded by the coding sequence GTGCACCTGTCAGAGTTCATCGTCGCGAACCGCAAGTCCATCCTCGCCGAGTGGGAGGAGTTCGCGCGCACCTGTGAGCCGTCCAGCGCCCAGATGGGAATCACGGAGCTCCGCGATCACGCGGACGGAATTCTCACCATGATCGCCGCGGACCTGGAGACGGCGCAGGACGCGGCCGAGCAGTCGAAAAAGTCGAAGGGGAACGCGGTCGATGACACCCCCGAGGAGACGGCGGCCGAGGAGCACGGTGCCGGCCGGGCCGAGAGCGGCTTCACCGTGGCACAGATGGTCGCCGAGTACCGGGCGCTTCGCGCCAGCGTCATTCGGCTCTGGACCGAGAGCCAGGGCGAGCTCGCACCCGGGGACATCGAGCAGCTGACTCGCTTCAACGAGGCCATCGACCAGTCGCTCGCCGAATCCGTGGTCCGCTACTCCGAGCAGCTGGACCGCGCCCAGGAGATTTCCGTCGCCATCGTGGGACACGACCTCCGGGCGGGGCTCGCCGCCATCCGGGCGTCGGCGAGCGCCTTGCTGAGCACGCAGCACCTGGAGCAGACGGCCGTGACGCTTGCCTCCCAGATCGCGGAAACCGCCGACCGCACCACGCACACGGTGGGCATCCTCCTGGACTTCACCCGAAGCCGCCTGGGTGAAGGGATTCCCATTCACCGCTCCGAGGCATCCATGGGGACGCTGGCGCACGACGTGGCGGCCGGGATCGCGGCCGCGCATCCCGAGCGGCGCTTCAGCGTGGAAGGTGGCACGGAAGAGCGCGGAGAGTGGGACGTTGCGCGAATCAGCCAGGCACTGGCCAACCTGATCGAGAATGCGGTGCAACACGGCACGGCGGGTACGCCCGTCACCGTGCACGTGAACGGCGACGAGCGCGACGTTTACGTCTCCGTTCACAACCGCGGCACGGCGATCCCACGCGAGCAGCTGGACACGCTGTTCGAACTGCGCAGTGCCGCCCCTGCGGAGGAGACCTCCGCCCGTGAGCCGCAGGAGGGACTGGGGCTGGGACTCTACATCGCCGAGCGGATCGTGCGCGCGCACGGCGGCAGCATCATCGCGAAGTCGTCGGAGGTGCACGGGAACACCTTCACCGTCTGCCTTCCGCGCCACGCCCCCGCGGAACGCCGGAAGGCGGTGCGCTGA
- a CDS encoding HAMP domain-containing sensor histidine kinase, whose protein sequence is MAERALDDARTLAREAAAANERLMLASLREQELAQEAQAANRAKSEFLSNMSHELRTPLNAVMAYTDLLDLGISGPVTERQKAHLERIKTVTAQAAAGGVEIQVLHCDGEEPCYLGDRQRVRQVLVNLLANAVKFTEPGGRVTVTCGCTQRPDPETEFGEEGRWTYMRVQDTGIGIAPDQLAAVFRPFVQVETGYTRARGGTGLGLAIARDLAVRMGGALTLRSEPGVGSCFTLGCRHAPGQLRPPTPDLRHQSALRPRLNDGGSWGSGCRGASFHGGARNGGSTRSGPCSHNSRASRTNAFAASMASSLRWMASRRRT, encoded by the coding sequence GTGGCGGAGCGGGCGCTCGACGATGCCAGGACGCTCGCCAGGGAGGCAGCGGCCGCCAACGAGCGGCTGATGCTGGCGTCGCTGCGGGAGCAGGAGCTGGCACAAGAGGCGCAGGCGGCGAACCGCGCCAAGTCGGAGTTCCTTTCCAACATGAGCCACGAGCTGCGCACTCCCCTCAACGCGGTGATGGCGTACACCGACCTGCTGGACCTGGGGATTTCCGGTCCCGTCACGGAGCGGCAGAAGGCACACCTGGAGCGGATCAAGACGGTGACCGCCCAAGCCGCGGCCGGTGGCGTGGAGATCCAGGTTCTCCATTGCGATGGAGAGGAGCCCTGCTATTTGGGCGACAGGCAGCGCGTGCGGCAGGTGCTGGTGAACCTCCTGGCCAACGCGGTGAAGTTCACCGAGCCGGGCGGACGGGTGACGGTGACGTGCGGCTGCACCCAGCGCCCGGACCCGGAGACGGAATTCGGCGAGGAGGGCCGCTGGACGTACATGCGGGTGCAGGACACGGGCATCGGCATTGCCCCGGACCAGCTCGCGGCGGTGTTTCGCCCCTTCGTGCAGGTGGAAACCGGCTACACCCGAGCGCGGGGAGGTACTGGGCTGGGCCTGGCGATCGCCCGCGACCTCGCCGTCCGAATGGGCGGAGCCCTGACGCTGCGGAGCGAGCCTGGTGTGGGGTCGTGCTTTACGCTCGGCTGCCGGCATGCTCCGGGGCAGCTCCGCCCTCCGACGCCTGATCTTCGCCATCAATCCGCCCTCCGCCCTCGCTTGAACGACGGCGGGTCGTGGGGCTCCGGATGCCGGGGTGCGTCCTTCCACGGCGGAGCGAGGAACGGCGGTTCCACCAGATCGGGGCCCTGTTCGCACAACTCCCGCGCCTCCCGCACCAACGCTTTCGCTGCTTCGATGGCCTCTTCGCTCCGCTGGATGGCGAGCCGCAGACGGACGTAG